The following are encoded in a window of Castanea sativa cultivar Marrone di Chiusa Pesio chromosome 5, ASM4071231v1 genomic DNA:
- the LOC142633963 gene encoding mitochondrial import inner membrane translocase subunit TIM23-1-like, with protein sequence MDSERKSDPNNTQTRFYDPYQGIQVPIPVRNVYQLPTAPQYLFDEEARRSRRNLSDNLTFFTGCGYLLGALGGGSSGLVAGVKSFEPGDTSKLRVNRVLNASGHAGRAWGNRMGIIGLIYAGMESGAMALRDVDDVWNSVAAGLGTGAVYRAARGVRSAAVAGAVGGVLVGAAVTAKQALKRYVPI encoded by the coding sequence ATGGATAGCGAACGAAAGTCCGACCCGAATAATACCCAGACCCGATTCTACGACCCGTACCAAGGGATCCAAGTCCCGATCCCAGTTCGCAACGTCTACCAACTCCCCACCGCCCCTCAATACCTCTTCGACGAAGAAGCTCGCCGGAGCCGCCGTAATCTCAGCGACAACCTCACCTTCTTCACCGGCTGCGGCTACCTCCTCGGAGCTCTAGGCGGCGGATCTTCAGGCCTCGTCGCCGGAGTCAAGTCGTTCGAGCCCGGCGACACCTCGAAGCTCCGGGTCAATCGGGTGCTCAACGCTTCGGGTCACGCGGGCCGGGCGTGGGGGAACCGGATGGGGATCATCGGGCTCATCTACGCCGGCATGGAGAGCGGCGCCATGGCGCTGAGGGACGTGGACGATGTGTGGAACAGCGTGGCGGCGGGGCTCGGCACCGGCGCCGTGTATAGGGCGGCGCGTGGAGTGAGATCGGCTGCGGTGGCGGGTGCCGTCGGGGGAGTTTTGGTTGGAGCTGCCGTGACGGCGAAACAGGCGTTGAAGCGATATGTGCccatatga
- the LOC142633962 gene encoding dihydrolipoyllysine-residue acetyltransferase component 2 of pyruvate dehydrogenase complex, mitochondrial produces the protein MAYASHIINHSKKLRNVPNFLRHEHSILVRWFSNGTQPSIGKRDDIRKIHHRHCNVPSERETVTRSATNGSMSKFGVQKRNPIAGLAFNQGLSSSQVYMRRGFSSNSGLPPHQEIGMPSLSPTMTEGNIARWLKKEGDKVAPGEVLCEVETDKATVEMESMEEGYLAKIIHGDGSKEIKVGEVIAVTVEEEGDIAKFKDYKPSASDADTASESSAPATPKKEVIEEPVSSPEPKTSKPTAAAPAEDRVFSSPLARKLAEEHKVPLSSIKGTGPNGTIVKADIEEYLASRGKEVSAAAPSAKAGTPAALDYTDIPHSQIRKITASRLLFSKQTIPHYYLTVDTCVDKLMDLRSQLNSLQEASGGKRISVNDLVIKAAALALRKVPQCNSSWTDDYIRQYRNININVAVQTDNGLFVPVIKDADKKGLSRIGEEVKQLAQKAKENSLKPEDYEGGTFTVSNLGGPFGIKQFCAIINPPQAGILAVGSAEKRVVPGSGPEQFEFASFMSVTLSCDHRVIDGAIGAEWLKAFKGYIENPESMLL, from the exons ATGGCTTACGCATCTCATATTATCAATCACTCCAAAAAG TTAAGAAATGTGCCCAATTTTCTACGACATGAGCATTCCATTTTGGTTCGTTGGTTTTCAAATGGCACTCAACCCTCTATTGGTAAAAGAGATG ATATTCGGAAGATCCATCATCGTCATTGTAATGTGCCTTCAGAAAGAGAGACAGTAACCAGGTCTGCCACCAATGGCTCG ATGTCAAAGTTTGGCGTACAGAAGAGAAATCCGATTGCGGGACTGGCATTCAACCAAGGCCTTTCAAG CTCACAGGTATACATGAGGAGAGGTTTTTCATCTAATTCag GCCTTCCTCCACACCAAGAGATTGGAATGCCCTCTCTGTCACCTACAATGACGGAG GGTAATATTGCAAGGTGGTTGAAGAAAGAGGGTGATAAAGTTGCTCCCGGTGAAGTGCTTTGTGAAGTTGAAACA GATAAAGCAACAGTTGAGATGGAAAGCATGGAAGAAGGCTATCTTGCCAAGATTATACATGGAGACGGGTCAAAGGAAATTAAAGTTGGTGAG GTGATTGCTGTGACTGTTGAAGAAGAGGGTGATattgcaaaatttaaagattaCAAGCCTTCAGCATCAGATGCCGATACTGCTTCTGAGTCATCTGCTCCTGCTACACCAAAAAAAGAGGTCATTGAAGAACCTGTCAGTTCGCCAGAACCAAAGACTTCCAAGCCTACTGCAGCAGCTCCTGCCGAAGATCGTGTTTTCTCCAGCCCTCTTGCCAGAAAATTGGCCGAAGAACACAAA gtGCCTCTCTCAAGCATCAAAGGAACAGGTCCTAATGGAACCATTGTGAAGGCAGATATTGAAGAGTACTTGG CTTCTCGTGGAAAGGAAGTATCAGCCGCAGCTCCTTCAGCTAAGGCTGGCACACCTGCAGCATTAGATTACACTGACATACCTCATTCTCAGATAAGGAAG ATCACAGCTTCACGCTTATTATTCTCTAAGCAAACTATTCCCCATTATTATCTAACAGTAGATACATGTGTTGACAAACTCATGGA TTTGCGGAGCCAACTCAATTCATTACAAGAAGCATCTGGTGGAAAACGGATATCAGTTAACGATCTTGTAATTAAG GCTGCTGCTTTGGCTCTTCGTAAAGTTCCTCAGTGCAATAGTTCATGGACAGATGATTACATCCGCCA GTATCGcaacataaatataaatgttGCAGTACAGACAGATAATGGACTCTTTGTCCCAGTCATAAAG GATGCAGACAAGAAAGGTCTATCCAGGATAGGTGAAGAGGTCAAGCAATTGGCCCAAAAAGCCAAAGAAAACAGCTTAAAACCAGAAGATTATGAG GGAGGTACATTTACAGTGTCAAATTTGGGAGGCCCCTTTGGTATCAAACAATTTTGTGCCATCATTAACCCTCCTCAAGCAGGCATTCTTGCAGTTGGATCTG CTGAGAAACGGGTCGTACCTGGTTCAGGCCCTGAACAATTCGAGTTTGCTTCCTTCATGTCTGTAACATTAAGCTGTGATCATCGTGTTATTGATG GTGCAATTGGTGCCGAATGGTTGAAGGCATTCAAAGGGTACATTGAGAATCCCGAGTCAATGTTGCTCTAA